From Anomalospiza imberbis isolate Cuckoo-Finch-1a 21T00152 chromosome 22, ASM3175350v1, whole genome shotgun sequence, a single genomic window includes:
- the G6PC3 gene encoding glucose-6-phosphatase 3, giving the protein MKPPPQPGAMDALHEAGIHAAVALQAGPPWLEQFWLFLTSHLDPNSIYTICFPLARGLDERVSLMVLWIALVAEWLNVVLKWFLFGERPYWWIHESGLSSREQLPLRQFPVTCETGPGSPSGHCMILGAALWPIVTALSKAVSRYTRSRLLRLIPFLLYILLLVAMGLSRIFVLAHFPHQVVTGSLAGMALGWGLQRWPPNFLKCRFFLLTALGLLLSALVLHGLATAAGLDLDWSLRRASARCSEPAWLRPETRPWASLCRASGSALGLALAARHPLSRRAAEELRGLEPPLGSATLGLLALDVLHKLPKSEDTALWYLNVGARYTLAPVLVGSLLPQLILILRRLRATP; this is encoded by the exons ATGAAGCCCCCCCCTCAG cccgGTGCCATGGATGCCCTGCACGAGGCCGGGATCCACGCAGCCGTGGCCCTGCAGGCTGGGCCGCCGTGGCTGGAGCAGTTCTGGCTCTTCCTGACGTCCCACCTGGATCCCAATTCCATCTACACCATCTGCTTCCCGCTGGCCCGCGGGCTGGACGAGCGCGTGTCCCTCATGGTTCTCTGGATCGCCCTGGTGGCCGAGTGGCTCAACGTGGTCCTCAAGTG GTTCCTGTTCGGGGAGCGCCCGTACTGGTGGATCCACGAGTCAGGGCTCTCCAGCCGGGAGCAGCTCCCGCTGCGCCAGTTCCCGGTCACCTGCGAGACGGGACCAG GGAGCCCCTCGGGCCACTGCATGATCCTGGGGGCGGCCCTGTGGCCAATTGTCACCGCCCTGAGCAAGGCAGTGTCCAGGTACACTCGGAG CCGGCTGCTGAGGCTGATCCCATTCCTTCTCTACATCCTCCTGCTGGTGGCCATGGGGCTCTCCCGGATCTTCGTCCTGGCCCACTTCCCCCATCAGGTGGTCACCGGCTCCCTGGCAG GGatggccctgggctgggggctgcagcgCTGGCCCCCCAACTTCCTCAAGTGCCGGTTCTTCCTGCTGACggctctggggctgctcctgagcGCGCTGGTCCTGCACGGGCTGGCCACAGCCGCGGGCCTGGACCTGGACTG GTCCCTCCGCCGGGCCAGCGCCCGGTGCTCGGAGCCGGCGTGGCTGCGGCCGGAGACGCGGCCCTGGGCCTCGCTGTGCCGGGCGAGCGGCAGCGCGCTGGGGCTGGCCCTGGCCGCCAGGCACCCCCTGAGCCGCCGCGCCGCCGAGGAGCTGCGGGGGCTGGAGCCGCCGCTGGGCAGCGCCAcgctggggctgctggccctggacgTGCTGCACAAGCTGCCCAAGAGCGAGGACACGGCCCTGTGGTACCTGAACGTGGGCGCCCGCTACACCCTGGCGCCCGTGCTGGTGGGCtccctgctgccccagctcatcctcatcctccgGCGGCTCCGGGCAACCCCCTAG